TATCCATATTGTATACCGTTTCGTCAAAAGAAGTATAAGCGTTGATGTCTTTTCCAAAAACGGCACCTACTTTTTGAAGGGTATTTAAAATACCTTTGCCCTCAAAATTTTCTGTTCCGTTGAACGCCATATGTTCTAAAAAATGCGCTAGTCCCTGCTGATTATCATTCTCTAAAACCGATCCTACATTTTGTATGATGTAATAACTCGCGACGTCTTTAGTAACATCTGTTGGATACAAATAATAGGTCATTCCGTTAGTGAGTACACCTTTGGTTATTTTATTGTTTTCTGGTAAGGGATCATTGAGGTTGCTGTTTTGGGCCAAGAGGCTTAAACAAAACAGGAAAGCAAATAGTACGGTAACTTTTTTCATTCTATAATTGGTATTCGTTAGTAAAATACTTTAACTAATGTAAAGGTATTCTGATTAATATTAAAACTAAGATATTAGTTAAATGTCACATAAAATAGTAATTTGAATAAAAAAAAGCACTTTTTCCATTTTTCATTTTTTGATGTTAGGCCTAAGAGAGCTAATGCAATTAAAGCTAAACAACTTTTTAATTTGTCCAAATCACAATAAACAAAATACGAAAGAATACCTTGGATCTAATTATGGCATGGCAGTTTTAATGTTTAACAGAGTTCAATATCTTTGTCTTCAGGTTTTACTTAACTTCGTTTGCCATAAAGGATATACTTGCCAAGGGCAATTTATTTAAATGAGAAGAGGTATTTAATTCTAGGATAAAATTTAATAGTATAAAGTAATGAATGCGGCAGAACTAGCTTTAAAGGAAAGAATTAAAGAGTTAACTTGTTTATATGAGGTTTCTTCTATTATTGTCCAAGCCAGCTCAGAACTTCTAGAAGACACCTTAACTGCCATAGCCGGAAGTCTTAAAAATGCTTTTAAGTTCAGTGAGTTTACTGAGATTGAAATCCAAACCCCTCTTATAGCTGTAAATACTACCATCAATTTTGAGCATAAAGTAGTGATTTCATCTCCTATTTTATGCTTTAATAAGGCCAACGGAAGTATACATGCGTATTTACCCAAGGATAAATTTTCTAAACAAGACTTTTTATTTGAAGAACAACAACTTTTAGATAGTGTAGCCTTAAAAATAGGAAATCTTTTAGAGCGATTAGAGTTAAAAAAGAATGAAACATCCTTAAAACGACAAATGGAACGTGCAGATCGTTTGGGGATTTTAGGAGAAATTACAGCCGGTATAGCCCATGAATTAAATACACCATTAGCAAACATATTAGGTTTTGCAGAATTACTTAAAGATGATTTGAAGAATAATGTGAAAGCCATGGCTGACGTAGAAAAGATCATACAGAATGCTATTTTTTCTAGAGAAGTGGTTAAAAAATTGATGTTTTTTGCTTGTGAGATGCCCCAGGAAATGCAAAAGGTAAATATTGTTCCCAG
The sequence above is drawn from the Cellulophaga sp. Hel_I_12 genome and encodes:
- a CDS encoding sensor histidine kinase, giving the protein MNAAELALKERIKELTCLYEVSSIIVQASSELLEDTLTAIAGSLKNAFKFSEFTEIEIQTPLIAVNTTINFEHKVVISSPILCFNKANGSIHAYLPKDKFSKQDFLFEEQQLLDSVALKIGNLLERLELKKNETSLKRQMERADRLGILGEITAGIAHELNTPLANILGFAELLKDDLKNNVKAMADVEKIIQNAIFSREVVKKLMFFACEMPQEMQKVNIVPSIKNAINLLDASFRKEEVKYLVKIEEEELWLRADTIQLTQIIFNLIINAIYFSPKGGLVTIETFQTTTHIILKIVDEGTGLSEASLEKVFQPFYTTKATGEGSGLGLSVVHGIIMSHGGTIEVENNPHKGATFTVKLPKS